In Oryza sativa Japonica Group chromosome 11, ASM3414082v1, the following are encoded in one genomic region:
- the LOC4350807 gene encoding ABC transporter G family member 48 yields the protein MASSAEAAAAMAAAPSASGRRSMSWGSSISQSFRQAEADDPFGRAASQQGHDDDEENLRWAALEKLPTYDRMRRGVIRTALLHHDGGGDGGGAAAAAKDGRMELVDIQKLAAGNLGRALLDRVFQDDSERFLRRLRDRIDMVGIELPTIEVRYEQLSIQAEVFVGSRALPTLTNAATNVLQGLIGRFGSSNKRTINILQDVSGIIKPSRMTLLLGPPSSGKSTLMRALTGKLDKNLKVSGDITYCGHTFSEFYPERTSAYVSQYDLHNAEMTVRETLDFSGRCLGIGARYDMLAELARRERNAGIKPDPEIDAFMKATAVQGHKTNITTDVTLKALGLDICADIIIGDEMIRGISGGQKKRVTTGEMLTGPARALFMDEISTGLDSSSTFEIVKYIGHLVHVMNETVMISLLQPPPETYNLFDDIILLSEGYIVYHGPRENILEFFENAGFRCPERKGIADFLQEVTSKKDQQQYWYHDQERYRYVSVPEFAQRFKSFHVGQKMQKEMQIPYDKSSTHPAALTTTKYGLSSWESLRAVMSREWLLMKRNSFIYIFKVTQLIILAFMSMTVFLRTKMPSGTISDGTKFLGALTFSLITILFNGFAELQLTIKKLPVFYKHRDFLFFPAWTFGVANILLKVPVSLVEAAVWVVLTYYVMGFAPSAGRFFRQFIAFFVTHQMAMAMFRFLGAILKTMVVANTFGMFVLLIVFIFGGFLISRNDIKPWWIWGYWASPMMYSQQAISINEFLASRWAIPNTDATIDEPTVGKAILKSKGLITSDGGFWISIGALIGFLVVFNILYILALTYLSPGGSSNTIVSDEDSEDKTDMKTRNEQQMSQIVHNNGASNTSATSSIPMSGSRSTNQQSRSQIVLPFQPLSLCFNHVNYYVDMPTEMKEQGFTESRLQLLSDISGVFRPGVLTALVGVSGAGKTTLMDVLAGRKTSGVIEGDITLSGYPKKQETFARISGYCEQTDIHSPNVTVYESILYSAWLRLSSDVDTNTRKMFVDEVMSLVELDVLRNALVGLPGVSGLSTEQRKRLTIAVELVANPSVIFMDEPTSGLDARAAAIVMRTVRNTVNTGRTVVCTIHQPSIDIFESFDELLLLKRGGQVIYAGELGRHSHKLVEYFEAVPGVPKITEGYNPATWMLEVTSPIAEARLNVNFAEIYANSELYRKNQELIKELSTPPPGYQDLSFPTKYSQNFYSQCIANFWKQYRSYWKNPPYNAMRYLMTLLNGLVFGTVFWQKGTKISSQQDLFNLLGATYAATFFLGAANCITVQPVVSIERTVFYRERAAGMYSSLSYAFAQACVEVIYNILQGILYTIIIYAMIGYDWKADKFFYFMFFIVASFNYFTLFGMMLVACTPSAMLANILISFVLPLWNLFAGFLVVRPLIPIWWRWYYWANPVSWTIYGVVASQFGKNGDVLSVPGGSPTVVKQFLEDNLGMRHSFLGYVVLTHFGYIIVFFFIFGYAIKYFNFQKR from the exons ATGGCGtcgtcggcggaggcggctgcggcgatggcggcggcgccgtcggcgagcgggcggcggagcATGAGCTGGGGGTCGTCGATCTCGCAGTCGTTCCggcaggcggaggcggacgaCCCGTTCGGTCGCGCGGCGTCGCAGCAGgggcacgacgacgacgaggagaacCTCCGGTGGGCGGCGCTCGAGAAGCTCCCCACCTACGACCGCATGCGCCGCGGCGTCATCCGCACCGCGCTCCTCcatcacgacggcggcggcgacggcggcggcgcggcggcggcggcgaaggacggGAGGATGGAGCTCGTCGACATCCagaagctcgccgccggcaaccTCGGCCGCGCGCTCCTCGACCGCGTGTTCCAGGACGACAGCGAGcgcttcctccgccgcctccgggaCCGCATCGACAT GGTGGGGATCGAGCTGCCGACGATCGAGGTGAGGTACGAGCAGCTGTCGATCCAGGCGGAGGTGTTCGTCGGCAGCCGTGCGCTGCCCACGCTCACCAACGCCGCCACCAACGTCCTCCAG GGTCTCATTGGACGATTTGGTTCTTCAAATAAGAGGACCATTAACATACTGCAAGATGTTAGTGGCATCATCAAGCCATCCAG GATGACACTTCTTCTTGGGCCTCCATCCTCGGGAAAGAGCACACTAATGCGAGCACTTACAGGGAAGCTTGATAAAAACCTCAAG GTGTCCGGCGACATCACATACTGTGGACACACATTTTCTGAGTTCTACCCTGAGAGGACCAGTGCATATGTCAGTCAGTATGATCTTCATAATGCAGAGATGACTGTGAGAGAGACATTGGATTTCTCTGGGCGGTGCTTAGGCATTGGTGCAAGATATGACATGCTCGCGGAACTCGCGAGAAGGGAGCGCAATGCAGGCATTAAGCCAGATCCTGAGATCGATGCTTTCATGAAAGCTACTGCAGTGCAAGGGCATAAAACTAACATCACTACAGATGTTACTCTCAAG GCACTTGGGTTGGACATTTGTGCTGATATTATTATTGGGGATGAGATGATTAGAGGAATTTCTGGTGGGCAAAAGAAGCGTGTGACAACAG GGGAGATGTTAACGGGACCAGCACGGGCATTGTTCATGGATGAAATATCCACCGGTCTAGATAGCTCTAGCACATTTGAGATTGTCAAGTATATTGGGCATTTGGTCCATGTGATGAATGAGACTGTGATGATATCCCTCCTGCAGCCACCACCGGAGACCTACAATCTTTTTGATGACATAATTCTACTATCAGAAGGATATATAGTCTATCACGGACCACGTGAGAACATCTTGGAATTCTTCGAAAATGCTGGTTTCCGATGCCCTGAAAGGAAAGGAATCGCTGATTTCCTTCAAGAGGTCACTTCCAAGAAAGACCAGCAGCAGTACTGGTACCATGACCAAGAACGGTATCGGTATGTGTCAGTTCCAGAGTTTGCACAACGTTTCAAGTCATTCCATGTAGGTCAGAAAATGCAGAAGGAGATGCAAATTCCTTATGACAAGTCCAGCACACATCCTGCTGCATTGACAACTACCAAGTATGGGCTATCCAGTTGGGAGTCACTCAGGGCAGTGATGTCAAGAGAGTGGTTATTGATGAAGCGCAACTCCTTCATCTACATTTTCAAGGTCACCCAGTTGATCATCCTTGCCTTCATGTCCATGACTGTGTTCCTCAGAACAAAGATGCCTAGTGGGACAATCTCTGATGGCACTAAATTCCTTGGGGCTCTCACCTTTAGTTTGATCACCATCTTGTTCAATGGCTTTGCTGAGCTACAACTGACCATAAAGAAGCTTCCTGTGTTCTACAAACATAGAGATTTCTTGTTCTTCCCTGCATGGACCTTTGGAGTAGCAAATATCCTCTTGAAAGTTCCTGTTTCTCTTGTAGAGGCGGCGGTATGGGTTGTGCTCACATACTATGTGATGGGGTTTGCACCCTCTGCAGGAAG GTTCTTTCGTCAATTTATAGCTTTCTTTGTTACTCACCAAATGGCAATGGCTATGTTCCGATTTCTTGGTGCTATTTTGAAAACAATGGTTGTGGCCAATACTTTTGGGATGTTTGTGCTGCTTATTGTCTTCATTTTTGGAGGATTTCTCATATCTAGAA ATGACATCAAGCCATGGTGGATTTGGGGTTACTGGGCATCTCCTATGATGTATAGTCAACAAGCAATATCAATCAATGAGTTCCTTGCTAGTAGATGGGCTATT CCAAATACTGATGCAACAATTGATGAGCCAACTGTTGGCAAGGCTATTCTCAAATCCAAAGGCTTGATTACTAGTGATGGGGGGTTTTGGATTTCCATTGGAGCCCTTATAGGATTCCTTGTTGTGTTCAATATCTTATACATTTTGGCCCTTACATACTTGAGTC CTGGTGGCAGCTCAAACACAATAGTTTCAGATGAAGATAGTGAAGATAAGACGGACATGAAAACAAGAAATGAACAACAAATGTCCCAAATTGTACACAATAATGGAGCTAGTAATACATCTGCAACATCGTCAATCCCCATGA GTGGAAGCAGATCAACAAATCAGCAAAGTAGATCACAAATTGTCTTGCCTTTCCAACCCCTTTCACTTTGTTTCAACCATGTAAACTACTATGTGGATATGCCAACA GAAATGAAAGAGCAAGGATTCACAGAAAGCCGTCTCCAGTTACTATCTGATATCAGTGGAGTTTTCAGACCAGGTGTTTTGACAGCATTAGTTGGTGTAAGTGGAGCTGGCAAGACCACCCTAATGGATGTCTTAGCAGGAAGGAAAACAAGTGGAGTAATTGAAGGAGACATCACCCTCTCTGGTTATCCAAAGAAACAAGAAACTTTTGCACGCATTAGTGGTTACTGTGAACAGACTGATATTCATTCACCAAATGTTACTGTCTATGAATCCATTCTCTACTCTGCTTGGCTACGTCTTTCGTCAGATGTTGACACCAATACGAGGAAG ATGTTCGTGGATGAAGTCATGTCCCTTGTAGAGCTTGATGTGTTACGTAATGCTTTGGTGGGTCTTCCTGGAGTTAGTGGTTTATCAACTGAACAGAGAAAGAGGCTCACAATTGCAGTGGAGTTGGTAGCAAACCCTTCAGTAATATTCATGGATGAGCCAACTTCTGGACTTGATGCTAGAGCTGCAGCAATTGTCATGCGAACCGTGAGAAATACCGTCAACACGGGACGCACTGTGGTTTGCACAATTCATCAACCCAGCATCGATATTTTTGAGTCTTTTGATGAG CTTTTGCTATTGAAAAGGGGAGGGCAAGTTATTTATGCTGGTGAACTCGGCCGCCACTCCCATAAACTAGTTGAATATTTTGAG GCAGTTCCAGGTGTTCCAAAGATAACAGAAGGATATAATCCTGCAACATGGATGCTAGAAGTCACCTCCCCTATAGCTGAGGCTCGTCTTAATGTAAATTTTGCTGAAATTTATGCTAATTCTGAGCTTTATAG GAAAAACCAAGAGCTAATCAAGGAATTGAGCACTCCCCCACCAGGATATCAAGATCTCTCATTTCCTACAAAGTATTCTCAAAATTTCTATAGTCAATGCATTGCAAACTTTTGGAAGCAATATCGTTCTTATTGGAAGAATCCACCATACAATGCCATGCGCTATCTTATGACATTGCTCAATGGCCTTGTCTTTGGCACGGTATTTTGGCAAAAAGGAACTAAGAT ATCATCACAACAAGATTTGTTCAATTTGCTTGGAGCCACTTATGCTGCAACTTTCTTCCTTGGGGCTGCCAATTGTATCACAGTTCAACCTGTTGTTTCCATCGAAAGAACAGTCTTCTACCGCGAAAGGGCAGCAGGGATGTACTCTTCATTGTCCTATGCATTTGCTCAG GCATGCGTGGAGGTCATCTACAACATCTTACAGGGGATTCTATACACTATTATCATCTATGCAATGATTGGATATGACTGGAAAGCCGACAAATTCTTCTATTTCATGTTCTTTATTGTAGCAAGTTTCAACTACTTCACATTGTTTGGGATGATGTTGGTGGCATGCACCCCATCTGCAATGCTTGCAAACATTCTCATATCCTTTGTACTTCCTCTCTGGAATCTTTTTGCTGGGTTCCTCGTTGTTAGGCCG TTGATACCGATTTGGTGGAGGTGGTACTACTGGGCAAACCCCGTGTCATGGACCATCTATGGTGTTGTGGCGTCACAGTTTGGTAAAAATGGTGATGTTCTTTCGGTTCCCGGTGGGAGCCCTACGGTAGTGAAGCAATTCTTGGAGGACAACCTAGGGATGCGGCATAGTTTCCTAGGATATGTTGTGCTCACACATTTTGGCTACATCATCgttttcttcttcatctttgGCTATGCCATCAAGTACTTCAACTTCCAGAAACGATAG
- the LOC136354055 gene encoding NDR1/HIN1-like protein 26: MGTAGKFSAYLSLQGKNFLSTAANLCFHSIKFLPCKCQQSDYHHYYQTDKKKEKHERFVRASERVIMPPEERTTTAPPPPPASGRRARWRVAEHTRASCTTVVANTLCTLLLVLLLVAGVVLFVVWLSLRPHRPRFAVVSFTVVSPPATGGGGHQKVAFNVSDRNPNRHIGIHYDATRAAVLYGGDDVGAAAVLVATGPAFADGWYQPNKTTTFIAGVLDVVGPRPAADAAWPAFAAGLRAGRLPLRLRLTTAIRFRLTTGFGAVGFQSGRRRMHVDCHIVVDSGGNLLPESVGAACERYFS; the protein is encoded by the coding sequence ATGGGAACTGCAGGAAAGTTTTCAGCTTACCTCAGTCTGCAAGGCAAGAACTTCTTATCAACAGCTGCTAATCTTTGCTTCCATTCGATTAAATTCCTACCTTGCAAATGTCAGCAATCCGATTACCACCATTATTACCAAaccgataaaaaaaaagaaaaacacgaaCGATTCGTTCGAGCTAGCGAGCGAGTGATCATGCCGCCGGAGGAgcgaacgacgacggcgccgccgccgccgccggcgagcggccgACGCGCGAGGTGGCGCGTCGCGGAGCACACCCGCGCCAGCTGCACCACCGTGGTGGCGAACACGCTCTGCacgctcctcctcgtcctcctcctcgtcgccggcgtcgtcctctTCGTCGTCTGGCTCAGCCTCCGCCCGCACCGCCCGCGcttcgccgtcgtctccttcaccgtcgtctcgccgccggccaccggcggcggcgggcaccaGAAGGTCGCCTTCAACGTCTCCGACCGCAACCCGAACCGCCACATCGGCATCCACTACGACGCGACGCGCGCCGCCGTGCtctacggcggcgacgacgtcggcgccgccgccgtgctcgtcgCCACCGGCCCGGCGTTCGCCGACGGCTGGTACCAGCCGAACAAGACGACGACGTTCATCGCCGGCGTGCTGGACGTCGTCGGCCCGAGGCCCGCCGCCGATGCGGCGTGGCCGGCGTTCGCCGCGGGCCTCCGCGCGGGGCGCCTgccgctgcggctgcggctcaCCACGGCCATCCGGTTCCGGCTCACCACCGGCTTCGGCGCCGTCGGGTTCCAGTCCGGCCGCCGGAGGATGCACGTTGACTGCCACATCGTCGTCGACTCCGGCGGCAACCTGCTGCCGGAGTCCGTCGGCGCCGCCTGCGAGAGATACTTCTCGTGA
- the LOC4350806 gene encoding TBC1 domain family member 15 isoform X1 — translation MSASRLGRKEDDLCRIQYAIWKQECKDMDSHVGSGKIITAPIITEDGKPIKDPLVLLEATSDQHTMQGSSSSSRNENEVDKSENCVVDKQIIEWKLLLHQIGLDVLRTDRSMVFYENKENLSKLWDILAVYAWIDKEIGYCQGMSDLCSPMIVLLNDEADAFWCFERLMRRLRGNFRCTQQSVGVENQLQHLASIIQVLDPKLHDHLETLGGGDYLFAFRMFMVLFRRELSFGDSLYLWEMMWALEYDPDIFSTYEHIDAATGVTPGHRQKVKSIRQFGKYERDNMKNGATSDNDGPVPISVFLVASVLKENSAKLLQEARGIDDVIRILNDVNGNLDAKKACAVALKLHRKYLKKIQGKKP, via the exons ATGAGCGCGAGCAGATTAGGGAGAAAAGAAG ACGATCTATGTAGAATACAATATGCCATATGGAAGCAAGAATGCAAAGATATGGACTCCCATGTTGGTAGCGGTAAAATTATCACAGCCCCAATTATAACTGAGGATGGAAAACCTATTAAGGATCCTTTGGTTTTGCTCGAAGCTACTTCAGACCAGCACACAATGCAAGGTAGTTCATCCAGCAGCAGGAACGAAAATGAGgtggacaagtccgaaaattgTGTGGTGGATAAACAAATTATCGAATGGAAGCTTTTGCTACATCAAATTG GCCTTGATGTGCTGCGCACTGATCGATCCATGGTGTTTTATGAGAACAAAGAAAATCTTTCGAAGTTATGGGATATTCTTGCTGTATATGCTTGGATCGACAAAGAAATTGGCTATTGTCAAG GAATGAGTGATTTATGCTCACCGATGATAGTGCTGCTCAACGACGAAGCAGATGCATTTTGGTGCTTTGAGAGATTAATGCGTAGACTG CGAGGAAATTTCAGATGCACACAGCAATCTGTTGGGGTGGAGAACCAGCTTCAGCACCTTGCGTCTATCATTCAAGTGCTTGACCCAAAATTACATGACCACCTAG AAACACTTGGTGGGGGTGATTATCTCTTTGCATTCCGCATGTTCATGGTATTGTTTCGGCGTGAATTATCATTTGGGGACTCACTATACCTTTGGGAG ATGATGTGGGCTCTAGAATATGATCCTGACATCTTCTCCACATATGAACATATTGATGCTGCAACTGGTGTAACTCCAGGACATAGGCAAAAAGTAAAATCAATTCGCCAATTTGGCAAGTACGAGAGAGACAATATGAAGAATGGGGCTACTAGTGACAACGATGGTCCTGTTCCGATTTCTGTTTTCCTGGTTGCTAGTGTTCTGAAGGAGAACAGTGCGAAGCTCCTGCAGGAAGCTCGAGGGATTGATGATGTTATTAGG ATTTTGAATGATGTTAATGGGAATTTGGATGCGAAAAAGGCTTGCGCTGTTGCATTGAAACTTCACAGGAAATACCTTAAAAAG ATCCAGGGAAAGAAGCCATAA
- the LOC4350806 gene encoding TBC1 domain family member 15 — protein MLRRAGKGEVADGFYQIRSDCTHKVPETKFKIKVGKTLSVRKWHAAFTREGRLDIASVLNRIQKGGVHPTIRGEVWEFLLGCFDPGSTFDEREQIREKRRIQYAIWKQECKDMDSHVGSGKIITAPIITEDGKPIKDPLVLLEATSDQHTMQGSSSSSRNENEVDKSENCVVDKQIIEWKLLLHQIGLDVLRTDRSMVFYENKENLSKLWDILAVYAWIDKEIGYCQGMSDLCSPMIVLLNDEADAFWCFERLMRRLRGNFRCTQQSVGVENQLQHLASIIQVLDPKLHDHLETLGGGDYLFAFRMFMVLFRRELSFGDSLYLWEMMWALEYDPDIFSTYEHIDAATGVTPGHRQKVKSIRQFGKYERDNMKNGATSDNDGPVPISVFLVASVLKENSAKLLQEARGIDDVIRILNDVNGNLDAKKACAVALKLHRKYLKKIQGKKP, from the exons atgctGAGAAGGGCGGGGAAAGGGGAGGTTGCAGATGGGTTCTACCAGATTCGCTCGGATTGCACCCACAAGGTCCCCGAGACCAAGTTCAAGATCAAG GTTGGGAAAACGTTGAGCGTTCGGAAATGGCATGCTGCGTTTACGCGTGAAGGCCGTTTGGATATTGCTTCGGTTCTGAACCGGATACAGAAAGGG GGTGTCCATCCTACAATCAGGGGAGAGGTCTGGGAGTTTTTACTTGGCTGTTTTGATCCTGGGAGCACTTTTGATGAGCGCGAGCAGATTAGGGAGAAAAGAAG AATACAATATGCCATATGGAAGCAAGAATGCAAAGATATGGACTCCCATGTTGGTAGCGGTAAAATTATCACAGCCCCAATTATAACTGAGGATGGAAAACCTATTAAGGATCCTTTGGTTTTGCTCGAAGCTACTTCAGACCAGCACACAATGCAAGGTAGTTCATCCAGCAGCAGGAACGAAAATGAGgtggacaagtccgaaaattgTGTGGTGGATAAACAAATTATCGAATGGAAGCTTTTGCTACATCAAATTG GCCTTGATGTGCTGCGCACTGATCGATCCATGGTGTTTTATGAGAACAAAGAAAATCTTTCGAAGTTATGGGATATTCTTGCTGTATATGCTTGGATCGACAAAGAAATTGGCTATTGTCAAG GAATGAGTGATTTATGCTCACCGATGATAGTGCTGCTCAACGACGAAGCAGATGCATTTTGGTGCTTTGAGAGATTAATGCGTAGACTG CGAGGAAATTTCAGATGCACACAGCAATCTGTTGGGGTGGAGAACCAGCTTCAGCACCTTGCGTCTATCATTCAAGTGCTTGACCCAAAATTACATGACCACCTAG AAACACTTGGTGGGGGTGATTATCTCTTTGCATTCCGCATGTTCATGGTATTGTTTCGGCGTGAATTATCATTTGGGGACTCACTATACCTTTGGGAG ATGATGTGGGCTCTAGAATATGATCCTGACATCTTCTCCACATATGAACATATTGATGCTGCAACTGGTGTAACTCCAGGACATAGGCAAAAAGTAAAATCAATTCGCCAATTTGGCAAGTACGAGAGAGACAATATGAAGAATGGGGCTACTAGTGACAACGATGGTCCTGTTCCGATTTCTGTTTTCCTGGTTGCTAGTGTTCTGAAGGAGAACAGTGCGAAGCTCCTGCAGGAAGCTCGAGGGATTGATGATGTTATTAGG ATTTTGAATGATGTTAATGGGAATTTGGATGCGAAAAAGGCTTGCGCTGTTGCATTGAAACTTCACAGGAAATACCTTAAAAAG ATCCAGGGAAAGAAGCCATAA